From the Hordeum vulgare subsp. vulgare chromosome 1H, MorexV3_pseudomolecules_assembly, whole genome shotgun sequence genome, the window AAAAACCGCATGCTGGTTTTCTAAAAATTAATGTAGATGCAGCGTTTGCAATTGAAGATCGGTCTGGCGCAACTGGAGTTGTTTTGAGAGATAGCCAGGGTGTCTTTGTGGCTGCATCTTCTGTTTTCATACCTCATGTGGCCTCGGCTTCAATGGCTGAAGCTTTGGGTATGCTTCACGGACTCCAGTTTGCTAACAACTTGGGGTATAACAGAATCCAAGCCGAATCAGATAATTTGGAAGTGACCGAGCTGTGCACGGGTGAGAAGAGGATCTAGAATGAAGCTACAACGGTGTATGCTGATATTATATCCACGGCAGGATCAATTGGGATTGTTTCCTTTAGTCATTGCAGGAGGGAGGCTAATGAGGTGGCTCATGCTCTTGCAAGGAATTGTTTTTTGAACAAAATTTCTTGTATTTGGGACGATGAGCCCCCTAGGTTTATTTTAGACAAACTCTTGAATGATGTAACTATGATTTGATTGAGAGGCAGCAAGTTTCTTACGCACTCTTTTCCTTGTCAGGGTACCTTTGGGGACTggcaaggtttttaatgaggcggCTTGCTGACCTAATATACGTGGggtaaaatttcaaaaaaaaggtTAAACCTTTCTCTCACCGCAAAAGCTTTGATTTGTgaatttatctttattttttcacacaaaaaaatctttgtttttttaaaaaggaggttaaacccccggCATGTGCATCAATTCATCCatacaaccatatttattaattatttaataaaaatatgaCAAAAACATACATTAAACCAACCGAAGCCGTCACTCATAtctacaaactcgataatgtgaAATGCATTCACTTCTAAAACCGATATCATCATCGATCCATCGGTATAACGTATCGAAAACTATAACCGATGCAGCAAATAAGAACATATACCACATGCACACATTTTAgaagtcgtcatcatcatcaaccgcCGACCCATCTTCAGaaaagagatccgcatcatccttaAAATTCCGGCCATTCGTCGACACCACACGGCGCCCAATGGCATCACCTTAATGCGTGCAAAGTGTTGAGCACGTCGCGGTCACTGCTGGTACACTGCAGATGTGCAGCGTCATGCCGCCAAGTACCACCCGCCGACACAGCTTGAAGTCTCTGAAAGATCTGTCATGCGTAGCACCTCCCGGAGAGGCATGCCACATCGTAGCATTTATCGGCCACGCATCACTTGCCATCTCCATCGAAGCTTCGTGCAATACGAATCCGCTCCACTTTCTGCCTCTGTCTTGCAACGCTGCTCCACAAGCGATGCTCTCAAGAGAGAAACGACACCGCAGTGTCATCATTGTCTGATCTGGAAAACCAGATTCTAAGGTTTCTCCCGAAGCAGCACGAGGGGATCGACAGTAGTTACACGATGATGCCTTCATCAAAGTAACAACGCAGAACGCTGCCATCACCCGCCATCGGCTCGATTTTCACCGGTAAGTGTGTCCCCCCGACTCGCAGCCCGAACTAGATGACGGATCTTGAGATCCGATCACCTAGCCTTAGGCGGACCGCATGTGACGGAGGAGATGACCACCATCGACAACCCTAGGATCGCCGCTCCGGGCATCCGCATGATGTGAATGAAAACCAGGATTGCCACCGCGATCCGAAGTCGAATCAAAAATTGAGCGGTTGCAGCATGACCATCGCCGCCATACTCCAACCGTCGTTGTTCGCTATCATCACCGAAGAGATCAAGATCGAAACCGCCATACCGATCTTGAGCAGTTGACGCGCGCCGGAGAGACCAAGGGGTTTGTCGATAGCTAGCTCTCTACGAAAGTTGAAAGTGCCTACTGTTGCTAGATCTGCGTTGTGCGGGCGCCACTTCAATCGCGAACTTGTGGCCGACACCATATCATGAACCTTAATGAAGAACGGATATGTGCGCCGGGTCCATCATGCGCGTAAAGTATCCCGATGCGGTCACAATCTTCTTCGTATCGTCCTTTTGTTTCTTTTCCGAAGATCTGTCCCAAAGAACTATATCTTCATGATCGGATATATGAAACGTCACTAACCACGATCACATGCTTCCGGTGTAGCTTTATTAACACATAAAGAGTATTACCTACGTGCCAATCTTTCCGGTAATGTGGACGGCCAAAGACTGGGACACGCATACCGGCAGAACAGCGGGGCGGGTTGATCTGCACCTGTGCACCAGCATGCGATTAAATGCTTCTTGGAGCCGTTTGATACAATATAAGCATATACTCTATTCGTACCAAAATAATTGTAGTCGGATAAAAACTAGACAGTTTTTCTCAAGTACAGTTATTTTGATACGAAAAAAGTACAACTAAAAATTACTGGTCGTGAGCCTAATCGGTTTAGGGAGCCTCGCGGAGCATCCATCTGAAGACGTCGCAACACGCCGATACATATACTACGCAAAGACACACGAGGTCCAATATGGGAAGCACGATGGATGCCTCGAGGGAGCCTGTGTCGACACCACACTGTCACTAGGCCTCCACCAACCTTTTCCGGGAGAGAGATGCCATCGCCACGCCGATGCCGCGTCGGTCTTTTGACTGTAGGTGTGTAGTGTAGGGTGGCAACAGGAAAAGCTGTCCGAAATGTGATTTTGCCATGGTCTAACCGTTGTGTAAAGTGGATTTTCCTCGTCAGCGCACGAGCGATGGCGGCCCCGGCCGTCGATGGCGACGCGTCGTCGACCTCGGAGCCTCGTCCATTCCGCGAGCTTATAAAATGGCTGCTGAGGAGCTTCATTTCTGCAAACGGTGCGTCCATCCCAAATCTGAAGCTACCAAATCGACCAAGAAGAGCAGTACAGCCGTGCTTAATCAAGTGTAAGGTCCCGTCCGCATCAACTCATCAAAGGACGGATGGAGTTTCTGGGAGGATCATTGGACGTGAAAAGGAGCATTGGCAGCCAGAAGAGGATGGACGGGAAGAGCGGCGGCGGGTCGTGGCGGTCGGCGCCGGTGCCGGTGAGGCAGCTGTTCTGGAGGGTGAGGCGAGCCATGCTGCGGCCGAAGCGCGGGGCCGTGAGCTTCGGGTATGATCTCAAGAGCTACTCCCAGAACTTCGACGACGGCCTCGTCCCCGCCCACCGTCTCTAGCAACACCGGCACGGACATACTATTGTCTTCTTCATCTTTTCAGTTTTATTACTACTCGCCGCCCGGCCGGACCACGGCTCGTGGCTGGACAGTTGAAGCATCGCCACCTTGTGATCCGCTCCTCTAGCTTAGCTAGTAGGAGTAGTACAATAGCTTACTACAGTATTACTAGGAGTAGTTCTGTTAGTACACAAGATGCCAACTAGGAATGAAATGACACAGCGTGTCAATGTCGTTCTATGCGCTCTTCGAAGAAGAAGCGAGCGAGACCACTATCAGGTGCATGTTACTGTCCATTTCCTTCAGTTATCTTCAATACAAGTGTACACCTGTGATGGACGTTCCAGATGAGGCGATACCCTCTCAGCCGTAATCAAGTTGCTTCCGTGAAAACAGTCCCAGACTGACTTGTACTTGCCTCCGTTCTGATTTACACTTGTCCAAAGAGCCACACAGGCTAATTCGGATTTACAAGGCGATGGAAAACTAAGTGTTGCATCCTCCCCTGTTTTGCTGGAATTGCTACATTGCCTGCCTACGTGCCACGTTACAACATCTCTCCCTTGTGTGTGAGATCTTTTTTCTTGACGGCGGTGATCGCATGAGGTGCAGGCTGCAGCGGTCGCTTGCTGGTAGCACAAAGGACCTTTTTCTCTGGTGCGAGGACGGTGGCCATCATATGAGAAGGTTCATGGCACCTGGCAACAACCGACACTAATGAGTAAGGGGACACCCTGGTTTCCGTCGGCATTTATCACCGGGGAAAGGGTTGCGATGGTATGGTGGATACTTTAGTATGAGTCACAGCATCTACTACAACCCGGACCCCTTAAACCTTCTCAAACGCTCGGCAGTCCTTCTATCATTGTCCGATCACAAAATTACGATCTTGATGGAACTTTTAACCGGTCTCAAACGTCCGGTCTGACCAACGTCCCCTATTTTCAACCCAAATATGAGGTGGATATGAGGGAGTCCGGGCACGTCCATCACGTCGGCTTGACGGCTTGGTCCCACACGGACTCGTCGAGAAACCCGACGGTCCGATGGGCTCCTCGACCGTCGGCGCGTTGTGAACGCCATGTGGCGCCGCTCCGGCTCCCCGCCCGAGGTTGGGGTCAGCTATTTAAGCTAGTGAGCGCCCCCAGTCCTAGCTCATCCGTCTCCTCCttctctccgccgccgcccgagctCGTCCGCCTCCTCTCGCAGTTCCCTCTCCGTCAGGATGGTCCGACGGCTCATTACCACCTATGCGCAGCTCACTCCGGAGCGGCGCCTTCAAATTAAGGCGGAGATCCAGGTTCGTCGCCCCGCCCGCATCGCTGCGGGTCTCCCTCCGAACTCGTCGAAAACgagggaggagcagaaggaggggaAGTAGCCGGAGGCCATGGAGGCGGACGACCcggaggaggaggctttcggcttGAGCATGGCGGAGGCGGAGTTCGCCGTTGCCCAATGAAAGGAGCAACAGGCCATCTTGGATTTCATCCGGGATgaggccgaggtggaggccaACCGCCGGCTCATCCGGTAGAGGCAGACGGAGGCTGACGCCCTCTTCGATGAGGTGGAGGCGGAGGGGGCCACAGCGGAGCAGCTGGAGGGGGCGGAGCTGCGGCAGGCGGCCATTTATCTGTCGGAGGGCACGGAGATCGTCAACATCTCCGTTGAGGACTAGATAGGTTCTACATAGTCGTACATATGTTTCATATCTTGCATGCTTTTGTATGAATTTAATGATCTTAATATGAGATGTCTCGATGTAGAATGCATAATTTAAACGTGACCGGTTAGTGTCTGCAGGCATTTGAGGGATCGGATTTGCaaggtccggttgtagatgctctcatGCCTATGTGAATTGGCAGCGGTCAATTATACGTCCGGACATGAGCTGCCCTGGCAGTCTTGTTAGCGGTCCAAGTGttagaaatatgccatagaggtaaTAATATTTTAATATTATTTATATTCAAGtttattattgatatttatattCCACGATATAACTATTATAGTTCTTGAATATGTGATTCAAAGGAAAACTCATGAAATGTGTAGAGTTATAAACAGTAAAACAAGATTCCTAATCTTGCTTCTAGGACTAGCTCAAGTGTTGATTAACGTTTTTTTTTTCTGATCAAGGGCACGGCAATAATGCAAACCACATTGAAGAGCAAGTGTTGATAGAATACTCGAGTTGAATTGATCcgagttgtatgttatttttagaGATGAAATCGCAAAATTCTATAGTCCATAACACATGACTTAACGTATGTATGATTTCTTAGACCAAGAGAGTATCGAGTCACTCTCCCGCAAAAAAAGACAGTATCGGATTACTCCATACCGACGATGCACTTTTGGGCAGTGGCGTAGCCACGTTCAAGCTGTGTGGCCACTTGACCACATAACATTTTGATGCAACTCTTAACTACAAGTAAAAATTATGCAGAAGAAAGTAAACTTTTTTGGAAATATACATGTATTTGACATCACAAGTTTAAATTGACATCACATACTTGAACTCGTGGCACCGCCACTGCTTTTGGGGTTGTTCCAATGTCATCGGCAACATGGTGATCATAACCTAAACTTATGACTTCATCGAAAACGTATAACAAGAGACTAGGTAGCCCGAGACCGAGATTTGCTCCTTTGGCGATGGAGAGACATTCTTAGGGTCCTTTGATGTGACGGCACCCATCATCGTTTCACCAAACACATCATAAATTGATTACAGGGATGCTGGAacacaagaacaagaaaagagaAAATAATCGATGAGGACCAACATAGTGTTccacaagaacaagaaaagagaAAATAATCGATGAGGACCAACATAGTGAGCATGCGTTGATCTGTAAAAAAATTAGGGACCAGATAATTTTCTGTAATTCTAACCGTAAATGATATGTTTCCCGCAATTAAATCTTGGAGGGCGCATACCGCGGTGAGCCAACATGACTTACCATCCTAGAGCCGCACCAAACTAATGGTCAAGTTGGTGTCTTTAACCACctgttctttttcttttcttttctcttttcttcgAATCCTTAACCACCTGCTcaatagagagaagggacaaatGGATTAGCTCCATCCCTTGTGAGATGTGTGCATTAGTCAACTGGATTATTCTGGTCCTAGATCAAGGGCAGCTTCCTAATTCCTATAGATATCGGTTCAAATGCGAGTGCTTtgccttttacttttcttttcaaACGAGATTATTAGCACGCCACACGTCACTGAGTAGACAGATACAAAGAGCGATCGAGGGCACAACATGAGAAATCCAATTTGGCTCTTGAGAGCATATGCTCCTGCCcataaaaaatatttattataaatttatttatttattgaaaAAATAGATATATTGTTTGTTTCACTCAAATGCTACTTGGGATTTTTTGGGTGAAAAATCTAAGCATATTGGGATGTGTGATAAAAACAAATCAAACGTCAAATGCTACACTTAATTTTGTTTTTCTCATAGACGAAGTACTGCTATTTCATTTCGCATGAAAATTAGCAAGCATATTTGTTAAACTAAGATGAACACTCACGTAAAAATATCAGGTTTTTAAAATTTATTCATTATTTATTTTAAACTTTACTATTTATCAGGGAGCATATGCTTGGAAGAGCCAAAACAGCTCTCCCGGCACAACATGTGGCATATCGCTGTTATATTGCCATACTACCATGTGTGACGCCAGCTGATAGAACTAAAGCAAAATCAAAAGATTAAAGTTTTGCTCCATTACAAAAGCTTTGATTATGATCTGCCGGTTTATCTTCATCATCCTTGTAATGTTGTTACatatatacatgttgttgatctAAGGATAAGATCATGACGGAGGAGTTTTTGTATCGCTATATCGCTAGCTCTCTACGAAAGTTGAAAGCGCATAATCCTGGTCAGTGGTGCGTAGCTCAGCGGTGTGGTGTGCGTCACTGTAACTACAAACTCGCGAACCAACACCGTATCTTGAACCCTTAGCTGAAACAACGGATATATGCGCTACGACCATCATGCACGTAAAGAGTTCCGATGTAGTCATctcttcttttttgtttcttttttaaaGATCTCGTCCCAAAGAactagaagtagtatatcatcatgatttgttatatTGTACAAGTATGAATTATCGTAATCACGACCATATGATTTTAATTGTAGTTTTATGACACATAAAGTGTATTGTCTACTTGCCATTCTGTCTGGTAACCGCCCAAGACTGAGAGATGTAAGCCAATCATGTTTATATGTGTAGGTATAACAACAAAATGGAGTATCTGAACGTGTGCACGAGCATGCCATTCTGTGCTTCTTGACGCCGTTTGATACAATGATACAATatcttagggcatctccaacgccAGTACTTAAATATCTCGCAACCATGTTTGGATCATAATGTTTGAACCGCGGAAATCTTTAAAACACGACCCTCTATCGCTCTACGGAGCAGTGTGAATGTGATTTTCTTTGTAAACCTGACACAAACATGGAGAAAGTTAGCAGGAGTTCGTTATTTCTCCCGATTCTAACCTCTTGGCCAATAAACCCCCCCTCCTGCGCGCGCTTGCCGCCCGATGCTTGCTTCCCGCATTTATATCGTTGTAAAGCGGTCGCTTCCTATTGAAGAGCAAACACGACCTTTCACCGGTGCCGGCTGCTGCCCACGACGCGTCTCCGGCGTCCCCGCCTGTTCAATGCCCGAGACGCGTGATCGGACGGGCCGGGACAAATACCTGCCACGTCCGTTCTATGTATGCCGCATTAAGCAGGCTCGTCGGCCGAGAAACCCACTCTGGCGTCCCCCATAGACGCTTGGCCTCACCGGAATCCACTATTTAAGTGCGGCCACACCAGGCTATCTCCACAACACCATCCGCCTCACATCCTCCTCCTTTCCTTCACATACGCCATGACCGTCAATGGGAAAGCACATTGGGGCAGTCTGTCACCGGAGATGAAGCACGTGATGGCCGCCCTTGCCGCCGTCTGGCAGAGCCGCCCTGTCAAGCGGACTCAAGCCAGCTCGCCGGCTAGCTCGTCCGAGGTCtccaacgacgaggacaacactACGTGACCACGATGGAGACAGGCTCCGACAACTCCGCCCGGCTCCCGCGCCTCCTATGCACGCCGGTTTCACCATGGAGCAGGCACATGCGCGCTTCAACGCCATCATGACGGAGGTGCAGCTTGCGTCAATGCCTTTGTTGGCATTCCGGTAGGTGTAGGAGGAACAATGGTACAACATGTTCCTCCTGGAGCAGCACCGGCTGGCGAAGGGCCAGATCTACGACGAGCTCGGTGCGAGGAGGCCTTGGCAGCCATGACCGCGGTGAACCCCAACTTCGTTGCGTAGCAACATTTTCTATTGTGAACCTCACATCCACTGGTGACGAACAGGTCACGGACTCCTCCAAGGAGTAGGCCATAAGAGGCGGCGGTGCCTTCTGTCCCATGTGGGCCAGTTCGTCTCCCGTGTTCTATTCTTCCTCGCTGGAGACCGCGCCTTCACTTCATCGATCTTGTCGTCGGTGTTCATGAAGACGACGGATGGAGTACGACAAGAGCTTGGACACCGGATGCGACGCCATAGAATAGGGACGGGTCTTTTTTGTTGTTTTATATGTTTGGAATGTAATGAAACTCATCACGTTTGCATGAATCCGACCTTGTTTGTATGAATTTCATTCAGTTTGTTGAAAAAGAGTTTGAAATGTATGCAACTAGCATTAAATGTCATCCTATTGCATTCGTGTTCGTAGACTAATTTCCACATGTCCAATGAAGGATACAAAAGCAAATTTACGGGTTGACGTCAAAGATgcccttagagcaactctagcagacaccGCATCCGTCCGGCCCGCAAAACATGTTTAGAGTTTGCGGAAAAACGCCTTTGCGGGCCACGCGCACGGCCGCGGATGCAGACCCCGCATAATGGACCCGTTAAAAAGCATATTCGCGGAATATGTTTTTTAGGGTCGGCTTTGCGGGGTCTGATCTGGCCCAGCTCCTCCCGACCCGGAAAACCTAAATTTGCACCACATCTTTGCTAGAATAATGCATTTCTTTGCTTTTCCAACAACATTTGGATACATAAGACATCACCACATCTTTGCTAGAATAGCAAGACCAAACAAAACAAGAACTACAAGTATGCATTTTAGAAGATttccaacttccataactgctccAACTAGTTGACGCAATATCTTCTCCATTCACTCATTGTTGATCTGCGGATTCTTCATcttgcattcttcattcttcATCTTTGGTTCGGAAGAAGTAGACGCTGCACATGCAGCCACATCATTGTTTTTACTCTACTAAGGAGTGCATCGACATCTATTAACTTTCTTTCTATCAATAAATCAATGTATTCGCCTTCCCAAAACCAAAATGAGCATCCATATTCCTACACAAAAGAATAATCATGTTCGGAATGAGGATCCGTAATTGAACCAAAGAATGAGATATCGCAAGTGCACGTACCCGTCGTTTTCGCATTTGAAGAATACCCATCCGGGGTGGTTCGACATGTCCGAAGTAAGCCGCAGCACTGTCCGCATGCAGTTGTCGCACTGTATGAGCGGCAACGGCGAGCCACAGAGCCGCTGCGCGAGCGCCGAGCCCGGTGGACGGCCGGACGAATCCATGCCCACAAACCGTCGGCGGCACCGGGAGGACGAACCCGTCCCTGCATGCGCTGATGCACCCTTGCCGGGGCTGCGGGAGATGCTCCCCGACCACTCCATCGCTTGACGCAGCCACTGGCGGCCGGCAAAAGTCAGAATCTTGGGCGAAGGGGGGAGAGGGGAGGTGGTTGGTGGGGAAAGAGTGGGCTGAAATGCCCCCCACCAACCGCTTTCCGCTTATATGCAGGGCACCGCAGCGGCGAGGGACGAACCCGGGACTACGCGGGTTGGGGTCGAgattttgccgcgccccgcaaaaatatttgcgGGCCGGGGCGAGATGCGGGATATGATCGGACAGGTTTTTTCGTCCCGATCCGCATTGATGGTTATTTTCCGGGACGGAAGGGGATGTGGGGTGTGCTAGAGTTCTCTTATAAAACTAAAAAAATCATTGGTCGCCACTCTAATCATTCCCGGTACGTGCAAGCCATCAGAACACAGAGCATCCTTCAGAACACGTCGTAGCACGACGATACAACTGATCAATCCAATATGGCAAGCACCACCACGTGTCGATGGATGCCTCGAGGGACATTACCCTTTTGTGGTACAATATGCAACGGCCTGTCTCGACGCCACACGAGGCCTACCGCTCATTGGATGTCGAATCTTTGTCTTTTAGGGGAGAGATATGCCGTCGCCACGCGTTGGTCTTTTGACTGTAGGTGTGGAGTGTAGGGTGGCATCGGGAGATGCATGCAGccttttattaaataaaaataaaccaAATCTGAAACGAGTATAACAATGTTGAGACTAATGAACAAGAACGAATCGATACAAATCGCCCAAAGCGCCCAAGCAGCGAAAGTATAATAAGTAGATGCCTAGCCACCTATCCTATTAGCTTGCCGCCATccaaatcggttgaagataacctgtGTTACCATCTCCCAGCGGATacacccagtaaccataagctccctggaatccacaggagtgagtaatgaccacgtgcgGGTCAGTGCGATAGCCCTGTATATAACCTGCAAAAAATGTATAGATATGCATCTGTTAAAAACTAAATCATTCCTGCAGTTCCAAATTACCCATAGTAATGCGCATGCTCCAACCCGGATACTCTTTGCCAAATGACCACCAACTCCCTCTACCCACGTCCCAAACAACGTGTTGACACTCGTGGGGGGTGATATTAAAAGCAATGTGTATAGAACGCCATAAGATTTTAGCCATCGGACATTGGAAAAAGAGGTGCTTGATAGTTTCCTTGTTGTCACAAATGTTGCATCGCTGGTTACCTTTCCATTTGCGTTTTGCCAAGTTGGCTTCCGTGAGGATAACACCTTTGTGAACGAACCACATAAAGATCTTTATCCTCAACGGAACTTTGACCTCCCAGACATGCTTGGATCTTGGAATGTACCCCGAATCGATAAGATGAATGTACATAGATTTTACCGAAAAGGATCCATCCTTAGTTAGCTTCCACCGAATAGTGTCGGGCCTATCCGACAGTTGGATTTGCATTAATCTTCTAACTAAGTGTAGCCATCTGGTCCATCTTTCACCTATCAAAGATCGACGAAACCTGATATTTAGAGGCGTGTTGCTCAAGACTGCTGCAACCGACGCTTGTCTGCGTTGGACAATATTGTATAGCTGCGGATATTCCAGTGCTAGGGGCACATCCCCTAACCatgtatcctcccagaatctagttgATTCAGATCATATAAGCTACGTAATCATCCAAGAAGAGCTACGTGCAGCTGCAGAAGAACAGTAGAGCCGTACGTGTTTAATCAAGTGCAACGTCCCGTCCGCATCGACTCGTCAAGGACCGATGGAGTTTCTGGGAGGATCACTCGACGCGACGAGGAGCATTGACAGCCGGAAGACGATGGACGGGAAGAGCGGCGGCGGATCTTGTCAGCAGGCGCCGGCGCCGGTGCGGCAACTGTTGTGGAGGTTGAGGCGAGCCACGCTGCGGCCGAAGTGGCGACTTTTGAAACGTGTATGTGTTTTAGGTGTGCTGCATCGGTTGTTAGTCCCGATATGTATGTGGGTGAATTGGGGACGACATCGATTCCAAATATGCGGAGTGAGAGCATTTTAAATTATTGAATTTGTAAGGGTGAATGATGGCTTCGAATAGATTGATGTATGTTCCTGTCAGACGtttgtgaaataattaataaagatgaccgcatgcatcgattgatgcagaggccggggttaACCTCCTTTTGTATAAAAAAAATGTTGCGGCCGAATTATTGTGCCATGAGCTTCGGTTATTGGAAAAGGGTTTTCTCTCGCTTTGTGTATAAAAGAACTAACCGATACAGTGAACGATAGATGCTGGGCAGACAACACAATTATGCCAAAAAAAAAATACGAGCAGGTATTCATGTTGAGAACTTCCATTTGAAGCCATCTTGAGAACGTTTCTACGGTTTCTTCCCGCTTAGTATTACAAATCAACCAATCAAGACATCCAACAATAGGTGTTTGGGCGGCAGCAGCACAATCaggtccaaaaaaataaaataataaaataaaaaagaaacaaataccaaTAGCGGTGGATAAAAAGACGAAGAAGCCTCGCGATCACCGAGCCTACCGAGGACCTCCCACCATGCTCCAAGACTCCGAAGCGTCGGTACCAATCAACACCTTCAAGATGGtccacgacgatgatgacgatactGCCAAGGGTTTCCTCCGGTACGCGACGAGGCGCAAGGAAGGTTAGCCCCCGATGCCCTCCAGGAAGGTTCGGCAG encodes:
- the LOC123409395 gene encoding uncharacterized protein LOC123409395; protein product: MEFLGGSLDVKRSIGSQKRMDGKSGGGSWRSAPVPVRQLFWRVRRAMLRPKRGAVSFGYDLKSYSQNFDDGLVPAHRL